In Acipenser ruthenus chromosome 58, fAciRut3.2 maternal haplotype, whole genome shotgun sequence, a genomic segment contains:
- the LOC131724891 gene encoding zinc finger protein 391-like, translating to MMLKDQSYSLQNPKESHAILKSEAQEGPRIEAVYTLEASFDQECCSSLKQVTELTCVKDEEVPRLECVPIKEEFIEQECVPIAEEVPTENNVCTLEENNQLGSSLCDDCPPECELGFRAKGNLKGEKSHRCTVCRKIFSRLSHLKKHQHSHRGEKPHQCSECGKSFSRLSHLKKHQHSHRGEKPHQCSECGKSFSRLSHLKIHQRIHTGEKPYHCSECGKRFTKLGNLQSHQRIHTGEKPHHCTECGKRFTKLGNLKVHQRIHTGEKPYHCTECGRSFRRIDSLKSHQRTPSHLSHLKTP from the exons ATGATGCTGAAAGACcaaagttactccttgcaaa atcccaaagagagccatgcTATACttaaatctgaagcacaggaggggccaaggatagaagcagtttaTACACTAGAGGCGTCCTTTGACCAGGAGTGCTGTtcaagtctaaagcaggttacagagctgacatgtgttaaagatgaagaggtccctcgactggaatgtgttcctattaaagaggaattcatagaacaggaatgtgtccccatcgcagaggaagttcctactgaaaataatgtctgtacacttgaggagaacaaccagctgggatccagcctgtgtgatgattgtccacctgaatgtgaactgggatttagag CTAAAGGAAATCTCAAAGGAGAGAAATCTCATCGCTGCACAGTGTGTAGGAAGATATTCAGTCGTTTATCacaccttaaaaaacaccagcacagtcacagaggagagaaacctcatcagtgttctgagtgtgggaagagtttcagtcgtttatcacaccttaaaaaacaccagcacagtcacagaggagagaaacctcatcagtgttctgagtgtgggaagagtttcagtcgtttATCAcaccttaaaatccaccagcgcattcacacaggagagaaaccttatcactgctctgagtgtgggaagagattcacaaagttaggaaatcttcaatcacaccagcgcattcacacaggagagaaacctcatcactgcactgagtgtgggaagagattcacaaaGTTAGGAAATCTTAAAgtccaccagcgcattcacacaggagagaaaccttatcactgtactgagtgtgggaggAGCTTCAGACGGATAGATAGCTTGAAATCGCACCAGCGAACTCCCAGTCACTTATCACACCTTAAGACACCATAA